The stretch of DNA GGCCCAAGCGCGACCAATAGCCTGCCAGGCACGATCCAGGTGCTGGATTATCTGGTCACACAAGTCCGCGCCAAAAAGATGTAAATCCCCTGACATCACCGCCAAGGCACCGGAATGAACGCGCCTCTGAAGGTTTTCATTACCGGTGCTTCAAGCGGTATTGGTCTCGCGCTCGCCACCGAATATCTACGGCGCGGCGCGATTCTCGGCCTGGTCGCCCGTCGCGGCGACGTACTGCGCCAGTTCCAGCAATCCCATCCCCAGCATTCCATTGCGGTTTATAGCGTCGATGTGCGTGACGCCGACGCGCTGGCTAGCGCCGCCGCGCAGTTCATCGCCCAATACGGTTGCCCCGATATCGTGCTCGCCAACGCGGGCATCAGCCGTGGCGCACTGACCGGCCACGGCGATCTCGCCGCTTTCCGCGAGGTCATGGACGTCAACTATTACGGCATGGTGGCCACGTTCGAGCCGTTCGTGAAAACCATGAGCACCGCACGGCGCGGCACTCTGGTGGGCGTCGCCAGTGTCGCCGGCGTGCGTGGCCTGCCCGGCTCCGGGGCTTATAGCGCGTCCAAATCCGCCGCCCTGAAATATCTCGAAGCGTTGCGCGTCGAGATGCGTCCCCAGGGGGTCTGCGTCGTCACCATCGCGCCCGGCTATATCCGCACGCCGATGACCGAACACAATCCCTATCCCATGCCCTTTCTGATGGACGCGGAGCGCTTCGCCGTGAAAGTCGCCGATGCCATTGCCCGCAAGGTTTCGTTCGCGGTCTATCCGTGGCCGATGCGCATCGCCGCGATGCTGCTGCACGCCATGCCGCGCTGGCTGTACGACCGCCTGTTCGAAAAAGCGCCGCGCAAACCGCGTGCGCCCGACGCGCTGCCATGAGCCCAGCATCGGGCCCAGCTCGATTCTGTTGAGCCCGGGTACTCAGGCGCATGAAGTACGTGCATTAATACCCCGCGACATCGGGTCCATACGCCATATCGGTATACAAATTAAGTCGTTGTCGCCCGGCGTGTCATTCGCTAAGCTTTCTGCCCGATGCTCGATACCGCCTGACAGCTTTTGTATCTGTCACGCTGCCCGGCCCGATATCCGAACCGCCCCCAACACCCAGAACATCCAGGAACGCCCAGCCGCCTTGCCCCAAACCAGCGCTGCGCTCCACTCACACTCGACATGGGAGATCTCATGCGCTTCACACTGCTTGCCGCCCTGCTTGTCACGGTCCCGGCGCTCGCACTCGCCAGGCCGCTCACCGTCTGCACCGAATCCAGCCCTGATGGCTTCGACGTCGTCCAGTTCAACTCGCTCGTTACGACCAATGCTTCTGCGGATGTCCTCTTCAATTCACTCGTGGCTTACGACGAAGCCGCCAAAAAAATCATCCCGGCACTCGCCGACAAATGGGAAGTCAGCGCGGATGGCCTCACTTACACCTTCCATCTACGGCCCAATGTGGCCTTCCAGACGACCCGTTACTTCAAGCCGAGCCGTGCGCTCAATGCCGATGACGTCGTGTTTTCCTTCGGGCGCATGCTCGACGAACGCAACCCGTGGCACAAGATAACGGGCGCGAGCGGCTTTCCTCATGCGCAGTCGATGGGCTTGCCCAAACTCATCAAGGCCGTGACGAAGGTCGATAACCAGACGGTCAAGTTCGAACTCAGCGAGCCTAACGCCACGTTCGTTTCGATTTTGACGATGGGCTTTGCATCGATCTATTCCGCCGAATACGCAAACCAGTTGCTCAAGGCGGGCAAGCCTGCCGAACTGAACGCCCAGCCCGTTGGCACCGGTCCTTTCATGCTGAAAAGCTATACCCGGGATGCGGTGATTCGCTATGACGTCAACCCCAGCTACTGGGGCAACAAACCCAAGGTCGACGGCCTGATTTACGTCATCACGCCAGACGCCACGGTACGGGCGCAAAAAGTCAAAGCCGGTGAATGCCAGATCGCGCTTTCGCCCAAACCACAAGACCTCGCTCGCGCCAGAGGCGACAAGGCGCTGAAGATCGTGCAAACGCCTGCGTTCATGACAGCGTTTGTCGCACTCAACACGCAAAAAAAACCCCTCGATGACGTCAGGGTCCGCACCGCGCTAAACATGGCATTCGATCGCACGACTTATCTGAAAGCCGTCTTCGATAACACCGCCACCGCCGCCACCAACCCATGGCCGCCCAACACGTGGAGTGACGACAAGTCGATCAAGCCCTGGCCTTACGACCCCGCGAGAGCCAAACAGCTTCTCGCGCAAGCGGGTTATCCCAAGGGCTTCCAGACGACGATCTGGGTACGGCCGAACGGCAGCGTACTCAATCCCAACCCGAAAGCCGGTGCCGAATTGCTGCAAGCCGATTTCGCCAAAATAGGCGTCAAGGCCCAAGTGAAGGTGATCGAATGGGGCGAGTTAATCAAACAGGCCAAACAGGGCCAGCACGATACGCTCTTCATGGGATGGGCCGGCGACAACGGTGATCCGGATAACTATCTGTCGCCGCTCTTCAGTTGCAATGCGGTGAAATCAGGTATTAATTTTTCGCGCTATTGCAACGCGCAGCTCGACCGGCTCATCACGGCCGGCCGTGCGACGCCCGACCAGACCGCGCGGACCCAGGCCTACGAAGCAGCACAGCAGATCATCCATAACGAAGCGCTCTGGATTCCGCTGGGCTATCCCACTGCCGCCGCCATCACGCGCGCCGATGTCAGCGGCTATCACGTCAGCCCGTTCGGACGCCAGGATTTCACCGCGGTCGTGGTGCGCTAGTTTCGATGAAGTGCCCCTTAATTGATGCCGCCGGGAACTACGCGGAAAAACGCAGCACCCCGTCGGCATCGTGTGAGCGGGTCAGTTCGCCCGCGAGCCACAGCACATGCAAATGCGCGAGCGCTTCGCCCAGCGCGAATGTCATCTGATGCAAATCGAGTGCGCGGTGAAACATCAACGGCACGATATCGGCTGCGCTCTGCGGCTTCGCTGCGCAGGCCTCGCGGACTTCGGCGAGACGCGCGGCATGATGCTCGCGCAACTGCTGGATACGCGTCAGCAAACCGCGAAACGGCTTGCCATGCGAAGGCAGCACCAACGTATCGGCGGCCATCGTTTCATAACGGCCTAGCGCTTCCAGATAGAGCCCCAGCGGATTGCCTTCCGGTTCGATATCGAACACCGAGACATTGGTCGAAATGCGTGGCAAGACCATATCGCCCGAGATCAATACCCCGGCCTCGGCGCAATGCAGCGCACAGTGTTCCGGCGAATGACCAAAGCCGGTGACAACCTGCCAGCGGCGCCCGCCGATCATGAGCGTGTCACCATCGCGTATGCGCCGGTACTGGCTGGGCAATGCGGGAACCAGATCCGCGTAATAACCGTGCCGCTGCCGCAAGGCCTCGAGCGAGGCCTCATCCGTCACACCATGACGGGCAAAGTGACGGGCGGCGCTCGCGCCGCCCGCGCCTGAATCGCCCGCCGCCATCACGCGGCCCATCATGTATTCGCCCAGCGACATCCAGAGCCGCACCGTCCAGCGTTGACGTTCGCCGCCTTCGCACAGCCAGTGCGCGAGCCCAAGATGATCGGGATGGCAATGCGTGACGATCACCCGCAACACCGGCAATCCTTCCAGCCGCGTATCGAACACCTGCTCCCAGTGCGCCTTGAGGATATCGGAGGCGATACCGCAATCAATGAGGGTCCAGCCCTGCTGCCCTTCCACTTCATCGCGCAGCAGCCACAGATTGATGTGGTCCAGCGCGAACGGCAACGGCATGCGCAGCCAGAACACGCCTGGCGCGACCTCGCAGGTCTCTCCCGCGAGCGGCAACCGCTCGGCGAACGGGTAATCCAGCTGATGCTCAAGTGCATTCATGGTGGGGGAGCTCCTTCCGCGGCCACACGGCGGCGATGCGGCCTGGCCTGGGTTGCGCTTTAATCAGGTTGACGATAACGTAAACGCCGATTTTATCGCCCCCTTGCCGCACTGCCTGTCCGGAATATCCCGATGAATTCGCAATACACAATCACCGAGCTGGCGCGTGAATTCGACGTGACGCCCCGCGCCATTCGCTTCTATGAAGACCAGGGCCTGCTCACCCCCAGCCGCGAAGGCACGGGCGGGCTGCGCCGGGTGTACTCGGGGCGCGACCGCACCCGGCTAAGGCTGACGTTGCGCGGTAAACGTCTGGGCTTCACGTTGTCCGAGGTCCGGGAGCTACTCGACCTCTACGATTCGCCAACTGACACCGTGCCGCAGCTTCAGGCTTTTCTCGCCACGCTCACGCGGCACCGCGATGTGCTGGAGCGCCAGCTCGAAGATCTGACCGCCACGCTCAAAGACCTCACGCAATACGAAGCCGATGCCCGGCGGCTACTCGAAAGAAACGCTGACGTCAACGACATCAACGA from Paraburkholderia hayleyella encodes:
- a CDS encoding SDR family oxidoreductase, with the protein product MNAPLKVFITGASSGIGLALATEYLRRGAILGLVARRGDVLRQFQQSHPQHSIAVYSVDVRDADALASAAAQFIAQYGCPDIVLANAGISRGALTGHGDLAAFREVMDVNYYGMVATFEPFVKTMSTARRGTLVGVASVAGVRGLPGSGAYSASKSAALKYLEALRVEMRPQGVCVVTIAPGYIRTPMTEHNPYPMPFLMDAERFAVKVADAIARKVSFAVYPWPMRIAAMLLHAMPRWLYDRLFEKAPRKPRAPDALP
- a CDS encoding ABC transporter substrate-binding protein, producing the protein MRFTLLAALLVTVPALALARPLTVCTESSPDGFDVVQFNSLVTTNASADVLFNSLVAYDEAAKKIIPALADKWEVSADGLTYTFHLRPNVAFQTTRYFKPSRALNADDVVFSFGRMLDERNPWHKITGASGFPHAQSMGLPKLIKAVTKVDNQTVKFELSEPNATFVSILTMGFASIYSAEYANQLLKAGKPAELNAQPVGTGPFMLKSYTRDAVIRYDVNPSYWGNKPKVDGLIYVITPDATVRAQKVKAGECQIALSPKPQDLARARGDKALKIVQTPAFMTAFVALNTQKKPLDDVRVRTALNMAFDRTTYLKAVFDNTATAATNPWPPNTWSDDKSIKPWPYDPARAKQLLAQAGYPKGFQTTIWVRPNGSVLNPNPKAGAELLQADFAKIGVKAQVKVIEWGELIKQAKQGQHDTLFMGWAGDNGDPDNYLSPLFSCNAVKSGINFSRYCNAQLDRLITAGRATPDQTARTQAYEAAQQIIHNEALWIPLGYPTAAAITRADVSGYHVSPFGRQDFTAVVVR
- a CDS encoding MBL fold metallo-hydrolase, translating into MNALEHQLDYPFAERLPLAGETCEVAPGVFWLRMPLPFALDHINLWLLRDEVEGQQGWTLIDCGIASDILKAHWEQVFDTRLEGLPVLRVIVTHCHPDHLGLAHWLCEGGERQRWTVRLWMSLGEYMMGRVMAAGDSGAGGASAARHFARHGVTDEASLEALRQRHGYYADLVPALPSQYRRIRDGDTLMIGGRRWQVVTGFGHSPEHCALHCAEAGVLISGDMVLPRISTNVSVFDIEPEGNPLGLYLEALGRYETMAADTLVLPSHGKPFRGLLTRIQQLREHHAARLAEVREACAAKPQSAADIVPLMFHRALDLHQMTFALGEALAHLHVLWLAGELTRSHDADGVLRFSA
- a CDS encoding MerR family transcriptional regulator; the encoded protein is MNSQYTITELAREFDVTPRAIRFYEDQGLLTPSREGTGGLRRVYSGRDRTRLRLTLRGKRLGFTLSEVRELLDLYDSPTDTVPQLQAFLATLTRHRDVLERQLEDLTATLKDLTQYEADARRLLERNADVNDINDVNARINQPG